One Cololabis saira isolate AMF1-May2022 chromosome 12, fColSai1.1, whole genome shotgun sequence DNA window includes the following coding sequences:
- the clcnk gene encoding chloride channel K, with protein sequence MKSSDESPGSDADEQNDILGQENPSESFHNEIPLLLDPWKPCRGTRATVKGWLLKLRRCLERVCSIEWYSYAALGVLMAVLSFLMDLSVTKLLRAHQWLYVKLEGNTLLQFLCWTLYPACLCALASTFSSSICPFSTGSGIPEVRTVLAGIHMPHYLSLTNMFAKFLGLICTLAAGSTVFLGKVGPFVHLSTMLGAYLDNLCTLIRGPKKETGAPAGLVVAAAVGVASCFGAPVSGVLFSVEVMSSRFALRHYGPCFFSAACGALTFRLFSVWSGEGETLQALFKTNFPTALPFHPLELLLFAFLGLLCGAVSCCYLFCHRWILHFTKTNPIVVKMLATEKGLYSALVVFCLASLTFPHSAGRYMASKYTTKQLLTSLLDRRPWDSPPHNASVQLELPLEWSSSGTSVFFSLAFFLFMKLWMLVLACTLPLQLDTSCSVCLWGAAIGRLLGEGAAHLSSSVNPGGYAITGAAALSGAVTHTLSPALLAVELTGQFSHAVPILLSTLIANGLARSGHRPSFYDALTISKKLPHLPSLKKACPQLPSTTLEKVLGEKPVQLQRGAGPAEVQHAVCSSREAQIPVVDSHESSILLGFVLRSDLLMFLRHGKTQRLEGHLDEVCCIHPTSVLLSPHNTVEEAFNTLMVVGAQTLFVADKGKLVGHITRLEMKRILEGLASGMEAASRRT encoded by the exons ATGAAGAGCTCGGATGAGTCTCCTGGGAGTGATGCAGACGAGCAGAACGACATCCTGGGGCAAGAAAATCCATCAGAGTCCTTCCATAATGAGATCCCGCTCCTGCTGGATCCATGGAAACCGTGCAGAGGGACCCGTGCGACTGTCAAAG GGTGGCTGTTGAAGCTGAGGCGTTGTTTGGAAAGAGTGTGTAGCATTGAGTGGTACAGCTACGCTGCTCTGGGCGTTTTGATGGCAGTCCTGAGTTTCCTTATGGACCTCAGTGTGACGAAGCTGCTGAGAG CTCATCAGTGGCTTTATGTGAAGCTGGAGGGCAACACTCTGCTGCAGTTCCTCTGCTGGACTCTTTACCCAGCATGCCTCTGCGCGTTAGCGTCAACGTTCTCCAGCAGCATCTGCCCTTTCTCTACAG GCTCAGGGATACCAGAGGTGAGAACCGTGCTGGCCGGCATCCACATGCCTCATTACTTGTCTCTCACAAATATGTTTGCCAAGTTTCTAGGTCTTATCTGCACGCTGGCAGCCGGCAGCACTGTTTTCCTGGGCAAAGTG GGTCCATTTGTTCATCTTTCCACCATGTTAGGCGCCTACTTGGACAACCTCTGCACTCTGATTAGAGGACCTAAGAAG GAGACAGGAGCTCCAGCAGGATTGGTCGTAGCTGCTGCAGTTGGAGTAGCCAGTTGTTTCGGCGCTCCCGTCAGTG GTGTGTTGTTCAGCGTGGAGGTCATGAGCTCTCGTTTCGCCCTGAGGCATTACGGGCCCTGCTTCTTCTCAGCTGCCTGCGGGGCGCTGACCTTCCGCTTGTTCTCGGTGTGGAGCGGAGAGGGAG AGACTCTTCAGGCATTGTTCAAGACTAATTTCCCTACTGCGTTGCCCTTCCATCCACTGGAACTTCTGCTGTTTGCTTTCCTGGG GCTGCTGTGTGgagctgtgagctgctgctatCTCTTCTGCCATCGCTGGATCCTGCACTTCACCAAAACAAACCCCATCGTCGTTAAGATGCTGGCAACAGA GAAAGGTCTGTACTCTGCCCTGGTGGTCTTCTGTTTGGCATCGCTGACGTTTCCCCACTCTGCTGGTCGATACATGGCTTCAAAG TACACCACGAAGCAGCTCCTCACTTCCCTGCTGGACCGCCGGCCCTGGGACTCTCCGCCCCACAatgcatcagtgcagctggaGCTGCCGTTGGAGTGGAGCTCATCAGGGACTTCTGTCTTCTTTTCTCTAGCTTTCTTCTTGTTCATGAAG CTGTGGATGTTGGTCCTGGCCTGCACGCTGCCTCTGCAGCTGGATACTTCATGCAGTGTTTGTCTGTGG GGGGCGGCTATTGGACGTTTGCTTGGTGAAGGAGCGGCTCATTTGTCCTCATCCGTAAATCCTGGAGGTTACGCAATCACTG GTGCAGCTGCTCTCTCCGGCGCCGTAACGCACACTCTGTCCCCGGCTCTCCTGGCCGTGGAGCTGACCGGCCAGTTCAGCCACGCCGTCCCCATCCTCCTGTCCACCTTGATAGCCAACGGCCTGGCGCGCTCGGGGCATCGCCCGTCGTTCTACGACGCCCTTACTATCAGCAAGAAGCTCCCCCACCTGCCCTCCCTGAAAAAAGCCTGTCCCCA GCTCCCGTCTACCACTTTGGAGAAGGTTTTGGGAGAGAAACCTGTGCAGCTTCAGAGAGGAGCTGGCCCGGCAGAGGTTCAGCACGCTGTCTGCAGCAGTCGTGAAGCCCAGATCCCAGTGGTGGACTCGCACG agTCCAGTATTTTACTGGGATTTGTTCTGCGATCAGACCTGCTGATGTTCCTGCGGCATGGGAAGACTCAG AGACTGGAGGGACATCTGGATGAGGTCTGCTGCATTCACCCAACATCGGTCCTGTTATCACCTCACAACACCGTGGaagag GCCTTCAATACCCTGATGGTAGTCGGAGCTCAGACCCTGTTTGTGGCAGATAAAGGAAAGTTAGTTGGGCACATCACGCGCCTGGAG ATGAAGCGAATATTAGAGGGCTTGGCCAGCGGCATGGAAGCAGCCTCACGAAGGACATGA